The following coding sequences lie in one Lepeophtheirus salmonis chromosome 11, UVic_Lsal_1.4, whole genome shotgun sequence genomic window:
- the LOC121126295 gene encoding uncharacterized protein yields the protein MCTRVLFPQNNYFPYSPAFSEHDEDEEEDSFSLEEDKKSLQESNSLPSSPESIPEEEPQSKYKMTRPHSRSSRSSNPYVNKKPRFANIYEERLQPLSPCTILSDPSLSPSLPPVGERLSERQTEFLKLIRDSKASPLVQEFLSIHSENISINAFDISSGYTALHSAILSQDSSLVRLLLQYGSNPHIRTRDGLSCVHLAAFGTDPAILNMVLSSSSICNNNDIIHNTTNY from the coding sequence ATGTGCACCCGTGTCCTTTTCCcacaaaacaattatttcccTTACTCTCCCGCCTTCTCCGAACACGACGAAGACGAAGAAGAAGACTCCTTCTCTCtcgaagaagataaaaaaagcCTCCAAGAATCTAATTCTTTACCCTCATCTCCAGAATCAATACCGGAAGAAGAACCCCAGTCAAAGTACAAAATGACCCGACCTCACTCTCGTTCCTCCCGATCCTCCAATCCCTATGTCAACAAAAAACCACGCTTTGCCAACATTTACGAAGAGAGGCTTCAGCCTCTCTCTCCATGCACCATCCTCTCTGATCCTTCTCTTTCTCCTTCTCTGCCTCCAGTTGGAGAGAGGCTGAGCGAACGACAAACAGAGTTTCTCAAACTCATTCGGGATTCAAAGGCCTCCCCCCTTGTTCAAGAATTCCTTTCTATTCACTCTGAAAACATCTCTATCAATGCCTTTGATATATCCTCCGGCTATACGGCTCTTCATAGTGCAATACTCTCTCAGGATTCATCTTTAGTGCGGTTACTTTTACAGTACGGTAGTAATCCTCATATTAGAACAAGGGATGGACTCTCTTGTGTTCATTTGGCGGCTTTTGGCACGGATCCAGCCATTCTTAACATGGTTCTTAGTTCCTCATCCATTTGCAATAACAATGATATCATACACAATACTACCAACTATTGA